From the Mangifera indica cultivar Alphonso chromosome 10, CATAS_Mindica_2.1, whole genome shotgun sequence genome, one window contains:
- the LOC123227315 gene encoding probable leucine-rich repeat receptor-like protein kinase At5g63930 isoform X13, whose protein sequence is MYSHMSTSPHSTNLSCALMEKYQFLSILLAFSVHFLTLPFVHAQVTDIFTDKQALLALKARISHDPSNLLARNWSTSSSVCHWMGITCGARHLRVTGLNISNLGLTATLPPQLGNLSFLASLDIRHNSFYGSLPEEYAQLHRLEYLLLSFNSLSGELPSSIFDNLPNLLLLYLHSNMFKGKIPSTLSRCRSLQKLSLSLNNFTGVIPKEMGNLTQLREIYLAYNKLQGAIPKEIGNLTQVREIYLGYNELQGEIPIELGNLAKLEILSLPNGSLTGAIPKEIGNLTQVKEIYLGYNKLQAEIPIELGNLAKLEILSLLNGNFTGAIPKEIGNLTQLREIYLGYNELQGEIPIELGNLAKLEILSLPNGSLTGAIPKGIGNLTQLREIYLGYNELQGEIPIELGNLAKLEILSLPNGNLTGAIPKEIGNLTQLREIYLGYNKLQGEIPIELGNLAKLEILSLPNGNLTGAIPKEIGNLTQVKEIYLGYNKLQAEIPIELGNLAKLEILSLLNGNFTGAIPKEIGNLTQLKEIYLGYNELQGEIPIELGNLAKLEILSLPNGSLTATLPPHLGNPSFLLELDISYNSIYGSLPASIFDNLPNLQLLYLHYNMFDGKIPSTISKCRSL, encoded by the exons ATGTACTCACACATGTCAACAAGCCCACACTCGACAAATCTAAGTTGTGCTCTCATGGAGAAATATCAATTTCTCAGCATTTTGTTAGCTTTCTCAGTTCATTTTTTGACACTTCCCTTCGTTCATGCACAAGTAACCGACATTTTCACGGACAAACAAGCTCTTCTTGCCCTGAAAGCTCGTATAAGCCATGATCCAAGCAATTTGTTGGCACGCAATTGGTCCACAAGTTCCTCTGTTTGTCACTGGATGGGCATAACTTGTGGTGCTCGTCACCTTCGAGTAACAGGtttgaatatatcaaacttGGGTCTCACTGCCACCCTTCCTCCTCAACTGGGAAATCTATCTTTCCTTGCTAGTCTAGACATCAGACACAACAGCTTTTATGGCTCTCTCCCGGAGGAATACGCTCAGTTACATCGACTGGAATACCTTCTTTTGAGTTTTAATAGCTTATCGGGCGAACTCCCATCTAGTATTTTTGATAATCTTCCCAATTTGCTGTTGCTTTATTTGCATTCTAACATGTTCAAGGGAAAAATTCCATCGACCTTATCAAGATGCAGAAGCTTACAAAAATTATCCTTGTCACTCAATAATTTCACAGGAGTCATTCCGAAAGAAATGGGAAACTTGACCCAACTTAGAGAGATCTATCTTGCATACAACAAACTACAAG GAGCCATTCcgaaagaaattggaaacttgactCAAGTTAGAGAGATCTATCTTGGATACAATGAACTACAGG gagaaattccAATAGAACTTGGCAATCTTGCGAAACTAGAGATATTATCACTGCCAAATGGTAGTTTAACAG GAGCCATTCcgaaagaaattggaaacttgactCAAGTTAAAGAGATCTATCTTGGATACAACAAACTACAAG CAGAAATTCCAATAGAGCTTGGCAATCTTGCGAAACTGGAGATATTATCACTGCTAAATGGTAACTTCACAG GAGCCATTCcgaaagaaattggaaacttgactCAACTTAGAGAGATCTATCTTGGATACAATGAACTACAAG gagaaattccAATAGAACTTGGCAATCTTGCGAAACTGGAGATATTATCACTGCCAAATGGTAGTTTAACAG GAGCCATTCCGAAAGGAATTGGAAACTTGACTCAACTTAGAGAGATCTATCTTGGATACAACGAACTACAAG gagaaattccAATAGAGCTTGGCAATCTTGCGAAACTGGAGATATTATCACTGCCAAATGGTAACTTAACAG GAGCCATTCcgaaagaaattggaaacttgactCAACTTAGAGAGATCTATCTTGGATACAACAAACTACAAG gagaaattccAATAGAGCTTGGAAATCTTGCGAAACTGGAGATATTATCACTGCCAAATGGTAACTTAACAG GAGCCATTCcgaaagaaattggaaacttgactCAAGTTAAAGAGATCTATCTTGGATACAACAAACTACAAG CAGAAATTCCAATAGAGCTTGGCAATCTTGCGAAACTGGAGATATTATCACTGCTAAATGGTAACTTCACAG GAGCCATTCcgaaagaaattggaaacttgactCAACTTAAAGAGATCTATCTTGGATACAATGAACTACAAG gagaaattccAATAGAACTTGGCAATCTTGCGAAACTGGAGATATTATCACTGCCAAATGGTAGTTTAACAG CCACCCTTCCTCCTCATCTAGGAAATCCATCTTTCCTATTAGAGCTAGACATCAGCTACAACAGCATTTACGGCTCTCTCCCAGCAAGCATTTTTGACAATCTTCCTAATCTACAATTGCTTTATTTGCATTATAACATGTTTGATGGAAAAATACCGTCGACCATATCTAAATGTAGAAGCTTGTAA
- the LOC123227315 gene encoding LRR receptor-like serine/threonine-protein kinase GSO2 isoform X6: MYSHMSTSPHSTNLSCALMEKYQFLSILLAFSVHFLTLPFVHAQVTDIFTDKQALLALKARISHDPSNLLARNWSTSSSVCHWMGITCGARHLRVTGLNISNLGLTATLPPQLGNLSFLASLDIRHNSFYGSLPEEYAQLHRLEYLLLSFNSLSGELPSSIFDNLPNLLLLYLHSNMFKGKIPSTLSRCRSLQKLSLSLNNFTGVIPKEMGNLTQLREIYLAYNKLQGAIPKEIGNLTQVREIYLGYNELQGEIPIELGNLAKLEILSLPNGSLTGAIPKEIGNLTQVKEIYLGYNKLQGEIPIELGNLAKLEILSLPNGSLTGAIPKGIGNLTQLREIYLGYNELQGEIPIELGNLAKLEILSLPNGNLTGAIPKEIGNLTQLREIYLGYNKLQGEIPIELGNLAKLEILSLPNGNLTGAIPKEIGNLTQVKEIYLGYNKLQAEIPIELGNLAKLEILSLLNGNFTGAIPKEIGNLTQLKEIYLGYNELQGEIPIELGNLAKLEILSLPNGSLTGAIPKGIGNLTQLIEIYLGYNELQGEIPIELGNLAKLEILSLPNGNLTGAIPKEIGNLTQLREIYLGYNKLQGEIPIELGNLAKLVILSLPNGNLTGAILKEIGNLTQVREIYLGYNKLQGEIPIELGNLVKLEILSLPNGNLIGAIPKEIGNLTQLREIYLGYNKLQGEIPRELGNLAKLETLSLQNCNLAGEILSVLN; encoded by the exons ATGTACTCACACATGTCAACAAGCCCACACTCGACAAATCTAAGTTGTGCTCTCATGGAGAAATATCAATTTCTCAGCATTTTGTTAGCTTTCTCAGTTCATTTTTTGACACTTCCCTTCGTTCATGCACAAGTAACCGACATTTTCACGGACAAACAAGCTCTTCTTGCCCTGAAAGCTCGTATAAGCCATGATCCAAGCAATTTGTTGGCACGCAATTGGTCCACAAGTTCCTCTGTTTGTCACTGGATGGGCATAACTTGTGGTGCTCGTCACCTTCGAGTAACAGGtttgaatatatcaaacttGGGTCTCACTGCCACCCTTCCTCCTCAACTGGGAAATCTATCTTTCCTTGCTAGTCTAGACATCAGACACAACAGCTTTTATGGCTCTCTCCCGGAGGAATACGCTCAGTTACATCGACTGGAATACCTTCTTTTGAGTTTTAATAGCTTATCGGGCGAACTCCCATCTAGTATTTTTGATAATCTTCCCAATTTGCTGTTGCTTTATTTGCATTCTAACATGTTCAAGGGAAAAATTCCATCGACCTTATCAAGATGCAGAAGCTTACAAAAATTATCCTTGTCACTCAATAATTTCACAGGAGTCATTCCGAAAGAAATGGGAAACTTGACCCAACTTAGAGAGATCTATCTTGCATACAACAAACTACAAG GAGCCATTCcgaaagaaattggaaacttgactCAAGTTAGAGAGATCTATCTTGGATACAATGAACTACAGG gagaaattccAATAGAACTTGGCAATCTTGCGAAACTAGAGATATTATCACTGCCAAATGGTAGTTTAACAG GAGCCATTCcgaaagaaattggaaacttgactCAAGTTAAAGAGATCTATCTTGGATACAACAAACTACAAG gagaaattccAATAGAACTTGGCAATCTTGCGAAACTGGAGATATTATCACTGCCAAATGGTAGTTTAACAG GAGCCATTCCGAAAGGAATTGGAAACTTGACTCAACTTAGAGAGATCTATCTTGGATACAACGAACTACAAG gagaaattccAATAGAGCTTGGCAATCTTGCGAAACTGGAGATATTATCACTGCCAAATGGTAACTTAACAG GAGCCATTCcgaaagaaattggaaacttgactCAACTTAGAGAGATCTATCTTGGATACAACAAACTACAAG gagaaattccAATAGAGCTTGGAAATCTTGCGAAACTGGAGATATTATCACTGCCAAATGGTAACTTAACAG GAGCCATTCcgaaagaaattggaaacttgactCAAGTTAAAGAGATCTATCTTGGATACAACAAACTACAAG CAGAAATTCCAATAGAGCTTGGCAATCTTGCGAAACTGGAGATATTATCACTGCTAAATGGTAACTTCACAG GAGCCATTCcgaaagaaattggaaacttgactCAACTTAAAGAGATCTATCTTGGATACAATGAACTACAAG gagaaattccAATAGAACTTGGCAATCTTGCGAAACTGGAGATATTATCACTGCCAAATGGTAGTTTAACAG GGGCCATTCCGAAAGGAATTGGAAACTTGACTCAACTTATAGAGATCTATCTTGGATACAACGAACTACAAG gagaaattccAATAGAGCTTGGCAATCTTGCGAAACTGGAGATATTATCACTGCCAAATGGTAACTTAACAG GAGCCATTCcgaaagaaattggaaacttgactCAACTTAGAGAGATCTATCTTGGATACAACAAACTACAAG gagaaattccAATAGAGCTTGGCAATCTTGCGAAATTGGTGATATTATCACTGCCAAATGGTAACTTAACAG GAGCCATTCtgaaagaaattggaaacttgactCAAGTTAGAGAGATCTATCTTGGATACAACAAACTACAAG gagaaattccAATAGAGCTTGGCAATCTTGTGAAATTGGAGATATTATCATTGCCAAATGGTAACTTAATAG GAGCCATTCcgaaagaaattggaaacttgactCAACTTAGAGAGATCTATCTTGGATACAACAAACTACAAG gagaaattccAAGAGAGCTTGGCAATCTTGCGAAACTGGAGACATTATCACTACAAAATTGTAACTTAGCGG GTGAGATACTGTCTGTGTTAAACTAG
- the LOC123227315 gene encoding probable leucine-rich repeat receptor-like protein kinase At5g63930 isoform X10: MYSHMSTSPHSTNLSCALMEKYQFLSILLAFSVHFLTLPFVHAQVTDIFTDKQALLALKARISHDPSNLLARNWSTSSSVCHWMGITCGARHLRVTGLNISNLGLTATLPPQLGNLSFLASLDIRHNSFYGSLPEEYAQLHRLEYLLLSFNSLSGELPSSIFDNLPNLLLLYLHSNMFKGKIPSTLSRCRSLQKLSLSLNNFTGVIPKEMGNLTQLREIYLAYNKLQGAIPKEIGNLTQVREIYLGYNELQGEIPIELGNLAKLEILSLPNGSLTGAIPKEIGNLTQVKEIYLGYNKLQAEIPIELGNLAKLEILSLLNGNFTGAIPKEIGNLTQLREIYLGYNELQGEIPIELGNLAKLEILSLPNGSLTGAIPKGIGNLTQLREIYLGYNELQGEIPIELGNLAKLEILSLPNGNLTGAIPKEIGNLTQLREIYLGYNKLQGEIPIELGNLAKLEILSLPNGNLTGAIPKEIGNLTQVKEIYLGYNKLQGEIPIELGNLAKLEILSLPNGNLTGAIPKEIGNLTQLREIYLGYNKLQGEIPIELGNLAKLVILSLPNGNLTGAILKEIGNLTQVREIYLGYNKLQGEIPIELGNLVKLEILSLPNGNLIGAIPKEIGNLTQLREIYLGYNKLQGEIPRELGNLAKLETLSLQNCNLAGEILSVLN; this comes from the exons ATGTACTCACACATGTCAACAAGCCCACACTCGACAAATCTAAGTTGTGCTCTCATGGAGAAATATCAATTTCTCAGCATTTTGTTAGCTTTCTCAGTTCATTTTTTGACACTTCCCTTCGTTCATGCACAAGTAACCGACATTTTCACGGACAAACAAGCTCTTCTTGCCCTGAAAGCTCGTATAAGCCATGATCCAAGCAATTTGTTGGCACGCAATTGGTCCACAAGTTCCTCTGTTTGTCACTGGATGGGCATAACTTGTGGTGCTCGTCACCTTCGAGTAACAGGtttgaatatatcaaacttGGGTCTCACTGCCACCCTTCCTCCTCAACTGGGAAATCTATCTTTCCTTGCTAGTCTAGACATCAGACACAACAGCTTTTATGGCTCTCTCCCGGAGGAATACGCTCAGTTACATCGACTGGAATACCTTCTTTTGAGTTTTAATAGCTTATCGGGCGAACTCCCATCTAGTATTTTTGATAATCTTCCCAATTTGCTGTTGCTTTATTTGCATTCTAACATGTTCAAGGGAAAAATTCCATCGACCTTATCAAGATGCAGAAGCTTACAAAAATTATCCTTGTCACTCAATAATTTCACAGGAGTCATTCCGAAAGAAATGGGAAACTTGACCCAACTTAGAGAGATCTATCTTGCATACAACAAACTACAAG GAGCCATTCcgaaagaaattggaaacttgactCAAGTTAGAGAGATCTATCTTGGATACAATGAACTACAGG gagaaattccAATAGAACTTGGCAATCTTGCGAAACTAGAGATATTATCACTGCCAAATGGTAGTTTAACAG GAGCCATTCcgaaagaaattggaaacttgactCAAGTTAAAGAGATCTATCTTGGATACAACAAACTACAAG CAGAAATTCCAATAGAGCTTGGCAATCTTGCGAAACTGGAGATATTATCACTGCTAAATGGTAACTTCACAG GAGCCATTCcgaaagaaattggaaacttgactCAACTTAGAGAGATCTATCTTGGATACAATGAACTACAAG gagaaattccAATAGAACTTGGCAATCTTGCGAAACTGGAGATATTATCACTGCCAAATGGTAGTTTAACAG GAGCCATTCCGAAAGGAATTGGAAACTTGACTCAACTTAGAGAGATCTATCTTGGATACAACGAACTACAAG gagaaattccAATAGAGCTTGGCAATCTTGCGAAACTGGAGATATTATCACTGCCAAATGGTAACTTAACAG GAGCCATTCcgaaagaaattggaaacttgactCAACTTAGAGAGATCTATCTTGGATACAACAAACTACAAG gagaaattccAATAGAGCTTGGAAATCTTGCGAAACTGGAGATATTATCACTGCCAAATGGTAACTTAACAG GAGCCATTCcgaaagaaattggaaacttgactCAAGTTAAAGAGATCTATCTTGGATACAACAAACTACAAG gagaaattccAATAGAGCTTGGCAATCTTGCGAAACTGGAGATATTATCACTGCCAAATGGTAACTTAACAG GAGCCATTCcgaaagaaattggaaacttgactCAACTTAGAGAGATCTATCTTGGATACAACAAACTACAAG gagaaattccAATAGAGCTTGGCAATCTTGCGAAATTGGTGATATTATCACTGCCAAATGGTAACTTAACAG GAGCCATTCtgaaagaaattggaaacttgactCAAGTTAGAGAGATCTATCTTGGATACAACAAACTACAAG gagaaattccAATAGAGCTTGGCAATCTTGTGAAATTGGAGATATTATCATTGCCAAATGGTAACTTAATAG GAGCCATTCcgaaagaaattggaaacttgactCAACTTAGAGAGATCTATCTTGGATACAACAAACTACAAG gagaaattccAAGAGAGCTTGGCAATCTTGCGAAACTGGAGACATTATCACTACAAAATTGTAACTTAGCGG GTGAGATACTGTCTGTGTTAAACTAG
- the LOC123227315 gene encoding leucine-rich repeat receptor protein kinase EMS1-like isoform X1 — protein MYSHMSTSPHSTNLSCALMEKYQFLSILLAFSVHFLTLPFVHAQVTDIFTDKQALLALKARISHDPSNLLARNWSTSSSVCHWMGITCGARHLRVTGLNISNLGLTATLPPQLGNLSFLASLDIRHNSFYGSLPEEYAQLHRLEYLLLSFNSLSGELPSSIFDNLPNLLLLYLHSNMFKGKIPSTLSRCRSLQKLSLSLNNFTGVIPKEMGNLTQLREIYLAYNKLQGAIPKEIGNLTQVREIYLGYNELQGEIPIELGNLAKLEILSLPNGSLTGAIPKEIGNLTQVKEIYLGYNKLQAEIPIELGNLAKLEILSLLNGNFTGAIPKEIGNLTQLREIYLGYNELQGEIPIELGNLAKLEILSLPNGSLTGAIPKGIGNLTQLREIYLGYNELQGEIPIELGNLAKLEILSLPNGNLTGAIPKEIGNLTQLREIYLGYNKLQGEIPIELGNLAKLEILSLPNGNLTGAIPKEIGNLTQVKEIYLGYNKLQAEIPIELGNLAKLEILSLLNGNFTGAIPKEIGNLTQLKEIYLGYNELQGEIPIELGNLAKLEILSLPNGSLTGAIPKGIGNLTQLIEIYLGYNELQGEIPIELGNLAKLEILSLPNGNLTGAIPKEIGNLTQLREIYLGYNKLQGEIPIELGNLAKLVILSLPNGNLTGAILKEIGNLTQVREIYLGYNKLQGEIPIELGNLVKLEILSLPNGNLIGAIPKEIGNLTQLREIYLGYNKLQGEIPRELGNLAKLETLSLQNCNLAGEILSVLN, from the exons ATGTACTCACACATGTCAACAAGCCCACACTCGACAAATCTAAGTTGTGCTCTCATGGAGAAATATCAATTTCTCAGCATTTTGTTAGCTTTCTCAGTTCATTTTTTGACACTTCCCTTCGTTCATGCACAAGTAACCGACATTTTCACGGACAAACAAGCTCTTCTTGCCCTGAAAGCTCGTATAAGCCATGATCCAAGCAATTTGTTGGCACGCAATTGGTCCACAAGTTCCTCTGTTTGTCACTGGATGGGCATAACTTGTGGTGCTCGTCACCTTCGAGTAACAGGtttgaatatatcaaacttGGGTCTCACTGCCACCCTTCCTCCTCAACTGGGAAATCTATCTTTCCTTGCTAGTCTAGACATCAGACACAACAGCTTTTATGGCTCTCTCCCGGAGGAATACGCTCAGTTACATCGACTGGAATACCTTCTTTTGAGTTTTAATAGCTTATCGGGCGAACTCCCATCTAGTATTTTTGATAATCTTCCCAATTTGCTGTTGCTTTATTTGCATTCTAACATGTTCAAGGGAAAAATTCCATCGACCTTATCAAGATGCAGAAGCTTACAAAAATTATCCTTGTCACTCAATAATTTCACAGGAGTCATTCCGAAAGAAATGGGAAACTTGACCCAACTTAGAGAGATCTATCTTGCATACAACAAACTACAAG GAGCCATTCcgaaagaaattggaaacttgactCAAGTTAGAGAGATCTATCTTGGATACAATGAACTACAGG gagaaattccAATAGAACTTGGCAATCTTGCGAAACTAGAGATATTATCACTGCCAAATGGTAGTTTAACAG GAGCCATTCcgaaagaaattggaaacttgactCAAGTTAAAGAGATCTATCTTGGATACAACAAACTACAAG CAGAAATTCCAATAGAGCTTGGCAATCTTGCGAAACTGGAGATATTATCACTGCTAAATGGTAACTTCACAG GAGCCATTCcgaaagaaattggaaacttgactCAACTTAGAGAGATCTATCTTGGATACAATGAACTACAAG gagaaattccAATAGAACTTGGCAATCTTGCGAAACTGGAGATATTATCACTGCCAAATGGTAGTTTAACAG GAGCCATTCCGAAAGGAATTGGAAACTTGACTCAACTTAGAGAGATCTATCTTGGATACAACGAACTACAAG gagaaattccAATAGAGCTTGGCAATCTTGCGAAACTGGAGATATTATCACTGCCAAATGGTAACTTAACAG GAGCCATTCcgaaagaaattggaaacttgactCAACTTAGAGAGATCTATCTTGGATACAACAAACTACAAG gagaaattccAATAGAGCTTGGAAATCTTGCGAAACTGGAGATATTATCACTGCCAAATGGTAACTTAACAG GAGCCATTCcgaaagaaattggaaacttgactCAAGTTAAAGAGATCTATCTTGGATACAACAAACTACAAG CAGAAATTCCAATAGAGCTTGGCAATCTTGCGAAACTGGAGATATTATCACTGCTAAATGGTAACTTCACAG GAGCCATTCcgaaagaaattggaaacttgactCAACTTAAAGAGATCTATCTTGGATACAATGAACTACAAG gagaaattccAATAGAACTTGGCAATCTTGCGAAACTGGAGATATTATCACTGCCAAATGGTAGTTTAACAG GGGCCATTCCGAAAGGAATTGGAAACTTGACTCAACTTATAGAGATCTATCTTGGATACAACGAACTACAAG gagaaattccAATAGAGCTTGGCAATCTTGCGAAACTGGAGATATTATCACTGCCAAATGGTAACTTAACAG GAGCCATTCcgaaagaaattggaaacttgactCAACTTAGAGAGATCTATCTTGGATACAACAAACTACAAG gagaaattccAATAGAGCTTGGCAATCTTGCGAAATTGGTGATATTATCACTGCCAAATGGTAACTTAACAG GAGCCATTCtgaaagaaattggaaacttgactCAAGTTAGAGAGATCTATCTTGGATACAACAAACTACAAG gagaaattccAATAGAGCTTGGCAATCTTGTGAAATTGGAGATATTATCATTGCCAAATGGTAACTTAATAG GAGCCATTCcgaaagaaattggaaacttgactCAACTTAGAGAGATCTATCTTGGATACAACAAACTACAAG gagaaattccAAGAGAGCTTGGCAATCTTGCGAAACTGGAGACATTATCACTACAAAATTGTAACTTAGCGG GTGAGATACTGTCTGTGTTAAACTAG
- the LOC123227315 gene encoding probable leucine-rich repeat receptor-like protein kinase At5g63930 isoform X12: MYSHMSTSPHSTNLSCALMEKYQFLSILLAFSVHFLTLPFVHAQVTDIFTDKQALLALKARISHDPSNLLARNWSTSSSVCHWMGITCGARHLRVTGLNISNLGLTATLPPQLGNLSFLASLDIRHNSFYGSLPEEYAQLHRLEYLLLSFNSLSGELPSSIFDNLPNLLLLYLHSNMFKGKIPSTLSRCRSLQKLSLSLNNFTGVIPKEMGNLTQLREIYLAYNKLQGAIPKEIGNLTQVREIYLGYNELQGEIPIELGNLAKLEILSLPNGSLTGAIPKEIGNLTQVKEIYLGYNKLQAEIPIELGNLAKLEILSLLNGNFTGAIPKEIGNLTQLREIYLGYNELQGEIPIELGNLAKLEILSLPNGSLTGAIPKGIGNLTQLREIYLGYNELQGEIPIELGNLAKLEILSLPNGNLTGAIPKEIGNLTQLREIYLGYNKLQGEIPIELGNLAKLEILSLPNGNLTGAIPKEIGNLTQVKEIYLGYNKLQAEIPIELGNLAKLEILSLLNGNFTGAIPKEIGNLTQLREIYLGYNKLQGEIPIELGNLAKLVILSLPNGNLTGAILKEIGNLTQVREIYLGYNKLQGEIPIELGNLVKLEILSLPNGNLIGAIPKEIGNLTQLREIYLGYNKLQGEIPRELGNLAKLETLSLQNCNLAGEILSVLN; encoded by the exons ATGTACTCACACATGTCAACAAGCCCACACTCGACAAATCTAAGTTGTGCTCTCATGGAGAAATATCAATTTCTCAGCATTTTGTTAGCTTTCTCAGTTCATTTTTTGACACTTCCCTTCGTTCATGCACAAGTAACCGACATTTTCACGGACAAACAAGCTCTTCTTGCCCTGAAAGCTCGTATAAGCCATGATCCAAGCAATTTGTTGGCACGCAATTGGTCCACAAGTTCCTCTGTTTGTCACTGGATGGGCATAACTTGTGGTGCTCGTCACCTTCGAGTAACAGGtttgaatatatcaaacttGGGTCTCACTGCCACCCTTCCTCCTCAACTGGGAAATCTATCTTTCCTTGCTAGTCTAGACATCAGACACAACAGCTTTTATGGCTCTCTCCCGGAGGAATACGCTCAGTTACATCGACTGGAATACCTTCTTTTGAGTTTTAATAGCTTATCGGGCGAACTCCCATCTAGTATTTTTGATAATCTTCCCAATTTGCTGTTGCTTTATTTGCATTCTAACATGTTCAAGGGAAAAATTCCATCGACCTTATCAAGATGCAGAAGCTTACAAAAATTATCCTTGTCACTCAATAATTTCACAGGAGTCATTCCGAAAGAAATGGGAAACTTGACCCAACTTAGAGAGATCTATCTTGCATACAACAAACTACAAG GAGCCATTCcgaaagaaattggaaacttgactCAAGTTAGAGAGATCTATCTTGGATACAATGAACTACAGG gagaaattccAATAGAACTTGGCAATCTTGCGAAACTAGAGATATTATCACTGCCAAATGGTAGTTTAACAG GAGCCATTCcgaaagaaattggaaacttgactCAAGTTAAAGAGATCTATCTTGGATACAACAAACTACAAG CAGAAATTCCAATAGAGCTTGGCAATCTTGCGAAACTGGAGATATTATCACTGCTAAATGGTAACTTCACAG GAGCCATTCcgaaagaaattggaaacttgactCAACTTAGAGAGATCTATCTTGGATACAATGAACTACAAG gagaaattccAATAGAACTTGGCAATCTTGCGAAACTGGAGATATTATCACTGCCAAATGGTAGTTTAACAG GAGCCATTCCGAAAGGAATTGGAAACTTGACTCAACTTAGAGAGATCTATCTTGGATACAACGAACTACAAG gagaaattccAATAGAGCTTGGCAATCTTGCGAAACTGGAGATATTATCACTGCCAAATGGTAACTTAACAG GAGCCATTCcgaaagaaattggaaacttgactCAACTTAGAGAGATCTATCTTGGATACAACAAACTACAAG gagaaattccAATAGAGCTTGGAAATCTTGCGAAACTGGAGATATTATCACTGCCAAATGGTAACTTAACAG GAGCCATTCcgaaagaaattggaaacttgactCAAGTTAAAGAGATCTATCTTGGATACAACAAACTACAAG CAGAAATTCCAATAGAGCTTGGCAATCTTGCGAAACTGGAGATATTATCACTGCTAAATGGTAACTTCACAG GAGCCATTCcgaaagaaattggaaacttgactCAACTTAGAGAGATCTATCTTGGATACAACAAACTACAAG gagaaattccAATAGAGCTTGGCAATCTTGCGAAATTGGTGATATTATCACTGCCAAATGGTAACTTAACAG GAGCCATTCtgaaagaaattggaaacttgactCAAGTTAGAGAGATCTATCTTGGATACAACAAACTACAAG gagaaattccAATAGAGCTTGGCAATCTTGTGAAATTGGAGATATTATCATTGCCAAATGGTAACTTAATAG GAGCCATTCcgaaagaaattggaaacttgactCAACTTAGAGAGATCTATCTTGGATACAACAAACTACAAG gagaaattccAAGAGAGCTTGGCAATCTTGCGAAACTGGAGACATTATCACTACAAAATTGTAACTTAGCGG GTGAGATACTGTCTGTGTTAAACTAG